One Hordeum vulgare subsp. vulgare chromosome 4H, MorexV3_pseudomolecules_assembly, whole genome shotgun sequence DNA window includes the following coding sequences:
- the LOC123448423 gene encoding lipase-like isoform X1, which translates to MAPLRRAATAAEVLLALTGLLLLVLSPAGAATAAVEGGELRMKQSDGGYSYNSTLAHVLVEYASAVYTSDLTSLLTWTCPRCEGHTKGFEMIEIIVDIEKCLQAFVGVAPDPQSIIIAFRGTQEHSASNWIEDLFWKQLDVTYPGMPNAMVHHGFYSAYYNTTLRHEILKSVQWAWKIYGRLPINVVGHSMGGALASFCALDLSVKWGSHKVQLITFGQPRVGNPAFAEYFNEQVPRTIRVTHENDIVPHLPPYFYYLGEWTYHHFAREVWLRETIVGNVVTRNATVCDCSGEDPICSRSVYGRSVADHLEYYGVNLHADSRGTCQFVIGASNSAYGDILQVDGTIILSRYLQERYPVESI; encoded by the exons ATGGCGCCGCTGAGGCGGGCGGCGACCGCGGCGGAGGTACTGCTGGCCCTTACGGGACTTCTTCTTCTCGTGCTCTCTCCCGCGGGGGCAGCAACGGCGGCGGTGGAAGGAGGAG AGCTCAGGATGAAGCAATCTGATGGTGGTTACTCTTACAATAGTACTCTTGCTCATGTTCTTGTCGAATATGCATCTGCT GTGTATACATCCGATCTAACCTCACTTTTGACATGGACTTGTCCAAGGTGTGAAGGTCACACAAAG GGTTTTGAGATGATCGAGATCATTGTAGATATAGAGAAATGTCTCCAG GCTTTTGTTGGAGTTGCCCCTGATCCACAATCCATAATAATTGCTTTTAGAGGCACCCAAGAACACAG CGCCTCAAATTGGATTGAGGATCTCTTCTGGAAGCAGCTAGATGTAACTTATCCAGGCATGCCTAATGCAATG GTCCACCATGGATTTTATTCTGCATATTATAATACAACTCTGCGGCATGAGATCTTGAAATCTGTTCAGTGGGCATGGAAGATATATGGAAGACTACCCATAAATGTTGTAGGTCACTCTATGGGAGGGGCTTTAGCTTCATTTTGCGCCCTTGATCTTTCC GTTAAATGGGGGTCACACAAAGTTCAGCTCATAACTTTTGGACAGCCTCGGGTAGGCAATCCTGCTTTTGCAGAATACTTCAATGAGCAGGTTCCAAGAACAATCCGCGTGACCCATGAAAATGATATTGTTCCACATTTGCCACCATACTTTTATTACCTAGGCGAATGGACATATCACCACTTTGCAAGAGAG GTTTGGCTTCGCGAGACCATAGTAGGAAATGTGGTTACTAGGAATGCGACAGTCTGTGATTGTTCAGGCGAGGACCCAATCTGCAGCAG ATCGGTCTATGGGAGAAGTGTGGCAGATCATCTTGAGTATTATGGGGTTAACCTACATGCTGATTCGAGGGGAACATGTCAATTTGTGATTGGCGCATCCAACTCAGCCTATGGTgacattcttcaagttgatggaACTATCATCTTATCAAGATATCTGCAGGAACGATATCCTGTGGAATCTATCTAA
- the LOC123448423 gene encoding lipase-like isoform X2, giving the protein MAPLRRAATAAEVLLALTGLLLLVLSPAGAATAAVEGGELRMKQSDGGYSYNSTLAHVLVEYASAVYTSDLTSLLTWTCPRCEGHTKGFEMIEIIVDIEKCLQAFVGVAPDPQSIIIAFRGTQEHSASNWIEDLFWKQLDVTYPGMPNAMVHHGFYSAYYNTTLRHEILKSVQWAWKIYGRLPINVVGHSMGGALASFCALDLSVKWGSHKVQLITFGQPRVGNPAFAEYFNEQVWLRETIVGNVVTRNATVCDCSGEDPICSRSVYGRSVADHLEYYGVNLHADSRGTCQFVIGASNSAYGDILQVDGTIILSRYLQERYPVESI; this is encoded by the exons ATGGCGCCGCTGAGGCGGGCGGCGACCGCGGCGGAGGTACTGCTGGCCCTTACGGGACTTCTTCTTCTCGTGCTCTCTCCCGCGGGGGCAGCAACGGCGGCGGTGGAAGGAGGAG AGCTCAGGATGAAGCAATCTGATGGTGGTTACTCTTACAATAGTACTCTTGCTCATGTTCTTGTCGAATATGCATCTGCT GTGTATACATCCGATCTAACCTCACTTTTGACATGGACTTGTCCAAGGTGTGAAGGTCACACAAAG GGTTTTGAGATGATCGAGATCATTGTAGATATAGAGAAATGTCTCCAG GCTTTTGTTGGAGTTGCCCCTGATCCACAATCCATAATAATTGCTTTTAGAGGCACCCAAGAACACAG CGCCTCAAATTGGATTGAGGATCTCTTCTGGAAGCAGCTAGATGTAACTTATCCAGGCATGCCTAATGCAATG GTCCACCATGGATTTTATTCTGCATATTATAATACAACTCTGCGGCATGAGATCTTGAAATCTGTTCAGTGGGCATGGAAGATATATGGAAGACTACCCATAAATGTTGTAGGTCACTCTATGGGAGGGGCTTTAGCTTCATTTTGCGCCCTTGATCTTTCC GTTAAATGGGGGTCACACAAAGTTCAGCTCATAACTTTTGGACAGCCTCGGGTAGGCAATCCTGCTTTTGCAGAATACTTCAATGAGCAG GTTTGGCTTCGCGAGACCATAGTAGGAAATGTGGTTACTAGGAATGCGACAGTCTGTGATTGTTCAGGCGAGGACCCAATCTGCAGCAG ATCGGTCTATGGGAGAAGTGTGGCAGATCATCTTGAGTATTATGGGGTTAACCTACATGCTGATTCGAGGGGAACATGTCAATTTGTGATTGGCGCATCCAACTCAGCCTATGGTgacattcttcaagttgatggaACTATCATCTTATCAAGATATCTGCAGGAACGATATCCTGTGGAATCTATCTAA
- the LOC123448423 gene encoding lipase-like isoform X3, whose translation MAPLRRAATAAEVLLALTGLLLLVLSPAGAATAAVEGGELRMKQSDGGYSYNSTLAHVLVEYASAVYTSDLTSLLTWTCPRCEGHTKGFEMIEIIVDIEKCLQAFVGVAPDPQSIIIAFRGTQEHSASNWIEDLFWKQLDVTYPGMPNAMVHHGFYSAYYNTTLRHEILKSVQWAWKIYGRLPINVVGHSMGGALASFCALDLSVKWGSHKVQLITFGQPRVWLRETIVGNVVTRNATVCDCSGEDPICSRSVYGRSVADHLEYYGVNLHADSRGTCQFVIGASNSAYGDILQVDGTIILSRYLQERYPVESI comes from the exons ATGGCGCCGCTGAGGCGGGCGGCGACCGCGGCGGAGGTACTGCTGGCCCTTACGGGACTTCTTCTTCTCGTGCTCTCTCCCGCGGGGGCAGCAACGGCGGCGGTGGAAGGAGGAG AGCTCAGGATGAAGCAATCTGATGGTGGTTACTCTTACAATAGTACTCTTGCTCATGTTCTTGTCGAATATGCATCTGCT GTGTATACATCCGATCTAACCTCACTTTTGACATGGACTTGTCCAAGGTGTGAAGGTCACACAAAG GGTTTTGAGATGATCGAGATCATTGTAGATATAGAGAAATGTCTCCAG GCTTTTGTTGGAGTTGCCCCTGATCCACAATCCATAATAATTGCTTTTAGAGGCACCCAAGAACACAG CGCCTCAAATTGGATTGAGGATCTCTTCTGGAAGCAGCTAGATGTAACTTATCCAGGCATGCCTAATGCAATG GTCCACCATGGATTTTATTCTGCATATTATAATACAACTCTGCGGCATGAGATCTTGAAATCTGTTCAGTGGGCATGGAAGATATATGGAAGACTACCCATAAATGTTGTAGGTCACTCTATGGGAGGGGCTTTAGCTTCATTTTGCGCCCTTGATCTTTCC GTTAAATGGGGGTCACACAAAGTTCAGCTCATAACTTTTGGACAGCCTCGG GTTTGGCTTCGCGAGACCATAGTAGGAAATGTGGTTACTAGGAATGCGACAGTCTGTGATTGTTCAGGCGAGGACCCAATCTGCAGCAG ATCGGTCTATGGGAGAAGTGTGGCAGATCATCTTGAGTATTATGGGGTTAACCTACATGCTGATTCGAGGGGAACATGTCAATTTGTGATTGGCGCATCCAACTCAGCCTATGGTgacattcttcaagttgatggaACTATCATCTTATCAAGATATCTGCAGGAACGATATCCTGTGGAATCTATCTAA